A genomic segment from Chitinophaga niabensis encodes:
- a CDS encoding glycoside hydrolase family 31 protein, which yields MQVATSSGKYSIKHYPDTIQTWKKEGNYFYFYTSTTILELRVISDKIVRFRYAADGQFQRDFSYAVSEKLEESPEFFDIREWADSFEIITTAIRVFVSRENLRITITDIDGRIINQDETGFHWQYYLQKGGKIVYCTKLVQEGEAFYGLGDKATELNLRGKRLENFGTDSYGFSKDTDPLYRNIPFYYGLHNGIGYGIFFDNTFRTLFDFGHERDDVSSFWARGGEMNYYFIYGPELLKVAESYARITGTAELPPLWALGYHQCRWSYFPDKKVQEIGKTFREKGIPCDALYLDIDYMEGFRCFTWSKEGFPDPKGLLKDLAQQGFKTVVIIDPGIKVDPEYPIYKEMVEEGYACKRADGALMEGDVWPGKCVFPDFTNPKVREWWASLFQGLTDTGVRGVWNDMNEPAVFELGTFPEDVRHDYDGENVSHRKAHNVYGHLMSKATAAGLKKHLMPHRPFVITRSAYSGTQRWSSVWTGDNIASWEHLWLASVQCQRLAVSGLSFAGSDIGGFIGEPDGELYTRWIQLGAFHPLMRTHSASNDTGFDQDPWSFGPEYEAVVKSFIQLRYRLLPYLYTTFWQYAAYGTPMLRPLAFVAQEDENTHDLNHEFLMGDSILISHVSEKGMKEKSVYLPAGTWYYYFNDERFSGGKAVTVPTPLAEMPVFIKGGSVIPQYPDMQYVGERQIMEMILQVYHGEGTTHSILYEDAGDHYAYKTGQYNLIRFKQTSEAQHFRLKKKFVGRYEADYLHHRVKVHGLPFKPTEYVVDGEAKPLQPQHWVNGIVELLLERQFEELILR from the coding sequence ATGCAAGTGGCAACATCTTCGGGTAAGTACTCGATTAAACATTATCCGGACACAATTCAAACGTGGAAAAAGGAAGGGAACTATTTTTATTTCTATACCTCTACCACCATCCTCGAACTTCGGGTTATTTCCGATAAGATCGTTCGATTCCGCTACGCGGCGGATGGGCAATTCCAGCGGGATTTCTCTTATGCAGTGAGTGAAAAACTGGAAGAATCCCCCGAATTCTTCGACATCCGCGAATGGGCAGATTCCTTTGAGATCATCACTACCGCAATCCGGGTGTTCGTATCCCGGGAAAACCTGCGGATCACTATTACGGATATAGACGGGCGGATCATCAACCAGGATGAAACCGGTTTCCACTGGCAATATTACCTGCAAAAAGGCGGAAAGATCGTGTACTGCACCAAACTGGTACAGGAAGGCGAGGCTTTTTACGGCCTGGGTGACAAAGCAACGGAACTGAACCTCCGCGGTAAACGGTTAGAGAACTTTGGTACGGATTCCTACGGATTTAGTAAGGATACCGACCCTTTATACCGCAATATTCCTTTCTATTACGGCCTGCATAACGGCATAGGATATGGTATCTTCTTCGACAACACTTTCCGCACCCTGTTCGACTTTGGGCATGAAAGGGACGATGTGAGCAGTTTCTGGGCACGCGGAGGAGAAATGAACTATTACTTCATTTATGGCCCCGAGCTTTTAAAGGTGGCCGAATCATATGCCCGCATTACCGGAACCGCAGAGCTGCCCCCTTTATGGGCACTTGGGTACCATCAATGCCGCTGGAGCTATTTTCCTGACAAAAAAGTGCAGGAAATAGGTAAAACCTTCCGCGAAAAAGGCATCCCCTGCGACGCGCTTTACCTTGATATCGATTATATGGAAGGGTTCCGCTGCTTTACCTGGAGTAAAGAAGGTTTCCCTGACCCTAAAGGCCTCTTGAAGGACCTCGCCCAGCAGGGCTTCAAAACCGTGGTGATCATAGATCCCGGCATCAAAGTAGATCCTGAATACCCCATATATAAGGAAATGGTAGAAGAAGGATATGCCTGCAAACGGGCAGATGGTGCTTTGATGGAAGGAGATGTATGGCCGGGTAAATGCGTATTCCCTGACTTCACCAATCCCAAAGTAAGGGAATGGTGGGCCAGCCTGTTCCAGGGCCTTACAGATACCGGCGTGCGGGGTGTTTGGAATGATATGAACGAACCTGCCGTATTTGAACTGGGCACATTCCCGGAAGATGTACGGCACGACTACGATGGAGAAAATGTAAGTCACCGTAAAGCACATAACGTATACGGCCACCTCATGAGTAAGGCTACGGCTGCAGGGTTGAAGAAACACCTGATGCCGCACCGCCCCTTTGTGATCACCCGCTCTGCCTATTCCGGCACGCAACGCTGGAGTTCTGTATGGACGGGAGATAACATCGCTTCATGGGAGCATCTCTGGCTGGCTTCCGTACAATGCCAGCGCCTGGCTGTTTCCGGTTTGTCTTTTGCCGGCAGCGATATCGGCGGATTCATCGGGGAACCCGATGGTGAATTGTATACCCGCTGGATCCAGCTGGGAGCTTTCCACCCGCTGATGCGCACCCACTCTGCCAGCAACGATACTGGTTTTGACCAGGATCCCTGGAGCTTTGGGCCGGAATACGAAGCGGTGGTAAAATCGTTTATCCAGCTGCGTTATCGCCTGCTGCCCTACTTATATACCACATTCTGGCAATATGCAGCATATGGAACGCCTATGTTACGCCCGCTGGCTTTTGTGGCACAGGAAGATGAGAACACGCACGATCTCAATCATGAATTCCTGATGGGAGACAGCATCCTGATCAGCCATGTCAGCGAAAAAGGCATGAAAGAAAAATCAGTATACCTGCCTGCAGGTACCTGGTACTACTATTTCAACGATGAGCGCTTCAGCGGAGGTAAGGCGGTAACAGTACCTACTCCTCTTGCAGAAATGCCTGTGTTCATAAAGGGCGGCTCAGTGATCCCGCAGTATCCGGACATGCAATATGTGGGAGAACGTCAGATCATGGAAATGATCCTCCAGGTATACCATGGAGAAGGCACTACCCACAGCATACTGTACGAAGATGCAGGCGATCATTACGCTTACAAAACAGGGCAATATAACCTGATACGCTTCAAACAAACATCAGAAGCACAGCATTTCCGGTTAAAAAAGAAGTTTGTAGGCCGCTATGAAGCGGATTACCTGCATCACCGGGTAAAGGTACACGGGCTGCCTTTTAAGCCAACGGAGTACGTTGTAGACGGAGAAGCCAAACCACTTCAACCGCAGCATTGGGTGAACGGAATTGTGGAACTGCTGCTGGAAAGACAGTTTGAAGAATTAATATTGAGGTAG
- a CDS encoding sterol desaturase family protein has translation MAHLNLLAFSIGGFMFFIGLEYLVSRRTGKNYFQFAESIANLNIGIAERLLDIFVTGLFYFFFDFIYRNFALWHFKPTWYTWFLLFLATDFVWYWYHRLAHEVNILWAAHVVHHQSEDFNYTVSARITVFQAAFRSLFWAVLPLMGFSPAMITSLLLVHGLYPFFIHTQTIGKLGILEYFMVTPSHHRVHHSSNEKYLDKNYGDVLIIWDKMFGTFTKEEDDEKCVYGLTTPLKSHSFLWQQFHFMLELWTAFKRATNWKGRWKVLFGKPDDIDPNIRPQLELIWLRQRGPQEQTKGQRIYVVLQTGLSIVLLFLTTLFEHYIPAGLSVFIVLFIIVSLMNSGAILEQKKWFFYLEYSRMLLLAIAFLFYVPHLYVFMSVLLFVGLLTFYFSRIRAYFYRWLFQ, from the coding sequence ATGGCCCATTTGAACTTGTTAGCATTTTCGATTGGCGGGTTCATGTTCTTCATAGGACTTGAATACCTTGTTTCGCGCAGGACGGGAAAGAACTACTTTCAGTTTGCGGAATCCATCGCCAACCTTAATATAGGTATTGCGGAGAGATTACTGGATATTTTTGTAACGGGGTTATTCTATTTCTTCTTTGATTTTATCTACCGCAATTTTGCCTTGTGGCATTTTAAGCCAACCTGGTATACCTGGTTCCTCCTGTTCCTGGCCACAGATTTTGTGTGGTACTGGTACCATCGCCTTGCGCATGAGGTGAACATCCTCTGGGCTGCGCACGTGGTACATCACCAGAGTGAAGACTTCAATTACACGGTTTCTGCCCGTATCACGGTTTTCCAGGCAGCTTTCCGTTCTTTGTTCTGGGCAGTGCTGCCTTTAATGGGCTTCTCTCCTGCTATGATCACTTCCCTCCTGCTGGTACATGGGTTGTATCCTTTCTTCATTCACACGCAAACCATCGGCAAACTGGGCATCCTGGAATATTTCATGGTAACACCTTCCCATCACCGTGTGCACCACTCCTCCAACGAAAAATACCTGGATAAGAACTACGGAGATGTATTGATCATCTGGGACAAAATGTTTGGCACTTTCACGAAAGAAGAAGATGACGAGAAATGTGTATATGGATTGACCACACCACTGAAAAGCCACAGTTTCCTCTGGCAGCAGTTCCACTTCATGCTGGAATTGTGGACGGCCTTCAAAAGGGCTACCAACTGGAAAGGCCGCTGGAAAGTGCTTTTTGGCAAACCCGATGATATTGATCCCAATATCAGGCCGCAACTGGAACTGATATGGCTAAGGCAACGCGGGCCGCAGGAACAAACAAAGGGTCAGCGGATCTACGTGGTATTGCAAACAGGACTGAGTATTGTTCTCCTCTTCCTGACCACTTTATTTGAACATTATATCCCGGCGGGATTATCTGTTTTCATCGTGCTGTTCATTATTGTGAGCCTGATGAACTCAGGGGCTATACTGGAGCAAAAGAAATGGTTCTTCTACCTTGAATACAGCAGAATGTTGCTGCTGGCAATCGCTTTCCTGTTCTACGTTCCGCACCTCTATGTATTTATGAGCGTATTACTGTTTGTGGGATTGCTTACTTTCTACTTTTCAAGGATCAGAGCATACTTCTACCGCTGGTTATTCCAATAG
- a CDS encoding RagB/SusD family nutrient uptake outer membrane protein produces MKRLLFILAVTTVSCSKDFLDTKPFAQIDAASAFSTPERVEAAMNGLYDLITTSTYNTQASLTSDVKGGDLLVVSTGNYSRFVTEYQYLQSPTAGYGGGFFTGGYKLITNTNVAITELPKSTTLSEASKKDFLAEARALRAWAHLQLVRQFAQPFSVDPASQGIPVVDKVLGPNDKIPGRGTVKDDYDFILADLLFAKENISTTRTNNGGRLTINAVNALLARVYQDMQIWDKSVEHAKLARTGYALPAGSVLLNGFVDKTSEWIWTLVYRSDDNTGYVQIASFLDPYDIGYSTFRATKTFIDLFADADIRKKQFFVNKAMVGGATGNPLQRDEIMFSRDGYLINKFLFRGSWDLNVPMIRSAEMYLIEAEGESEQGHDALAQDALFEVQKRAITGAVKSVNTGAALKLEIRNERRKELFGEGFRLYDLTRKKETLVRAAPDHWKAITLAPGDYRNILPIPRSEIDVSGMKQNTGYPQ; encoded by the coding sequence ATGAAACGATTACTTTTTATACTTGCTGTTACTACAGTATCCTGCAGCAAGGACTTCTTAGATACAAAGCCTTTTGCGCAGATCGATGCAGCTTCCGCTTTCTCTACACCGGAAAGAGTAGAAGCAGCGATGAATGGATTGTACGATCTCATCACTACTTCAACATACAATACACAGGCATCCTTAACCTCTGATGTAAAAGGTGGGGACCTGCTGGTTGTATCTACAGGTAACTACAGCCGCTTTGTAACAGAATACCAATATCTGCAATCACCCACAGCCGGTTATGGCGGAGGATTCTTTACAGGTGGTTACAAGCTGATCACTAATACCAATGTGGCCATCACAGAATTGCCTAAATCAACAACGCTGAGTGAAGCTTCCAAGAAAGATTTCCTGGCAGAAGCAAGAGCGTTACGTGCCTGGGCGCATTTGCAACTGGTACGCCAGTTTGCACAGCCATTTTCTGTTGATCCTGCCTCACAGGGTATTCCTGTTGTAGACAAAGTACTGGGGCCAAATGATAAGATACCAGGAAGAGGTACTGTGAAAGACGATTATGATTTCATCCTCGCAGATCTCCTCTTTGCAAAGGAAAATATCAGCACTACCCGTACCAACAATGGAGGCCGCCTCACCATCAATGCGGTGAATGCATTACTGGCAAGGGTTTACCAGGATATGCAGATCTGGGATAAATCAGTAGAACATGCAAAACTTGCCCGTACCGGTTATGCATTACCTGCAGGAAGTGTACTGCTCAACGGATTCGTAGATAAAACATCTGAATGGATCTGGACCCTGGTATACCGTTCTGACGATAATACCGGTTACGTACAGATTGCATCTTTCCTGGATCCTTATGATATTGGATACAGCACTTTCCGTGCAACAAAAACCTTCATCGATCTTTTTGCAGATGCCGATATCCGCAAAAAACAATTCTTTGTGAACAAAGCCATGGTGGGTGGAGCAACCGGAAACCCGCTGCAACGCGATGAGATCATGTTCTCCAGGGATGGTTACCTGATCAATAAATTCCTCTTCCGTGGTTCATGGGACCTGAACGTACCAATGATCCGTTCTGCTGAAATGTACCTGATTGAAGCAGAGGGTGAATCTGAGCAAGGGCACGATGCTTTGGCACAGGACGCATTGTTTGAAGTACAGAAGAGAGCTATAACAGGTGCTGTTAAATCCGTAAACACCGGAGCAGCCCTGAAGCTGGAGATCCGTAACGAAAGAAGGAAAGAACTTTTCGGAGAAGGCTTCCGCCTGTATGACCTTACCAGGAAAAAAGAAACACTGGTAAGAGCTGCACCGGACCATTGGAAAGCTATTACGCTGGCACCTGGCGATTACAGGAATATCCTGCCTATCCCAAGAAGTGAAATAGATGTGAGTGGTATGAAACAGAATACCGGGTATCCACAATAA
- a CDS encoding SusC/RagA family TonB-linked outer membrane protein: protein MKQALFLWLAMMAILPAIAQTRTISGKVTDNSSAPIAFATVSIKGSSSGSITKEDGTYSLQVPSTAKALIFSSVGLETKEVAIGTESVINVVLLSSEKALDEVVVLAYGSQKKSSFTGSASTIKSDVLETRPLPSFEKALQGQATGITVQSASGQPGGSSTVRIRGVGSFLAGSQPLYVLDGVAITEGDFTQASTTANVLATLDPKDIETITVLKDATAAGLYGSRAANGVIVITTKKGRSGKSNINFTASNGWSSIAVDRHKMMNASQYYKYWWDYYYNANLAAGDNPATAANKANMSDSAALGVTGIPYSSTRPYGADGTLNPGVRLLYDTDWRDAILNQGRTQDYGINVSGGNEKTKFYLAGSYFNQKGIVLASDFKRYNAKINLENNATSFLKVGTNTTLSYTEQNTPAGAGGAANPVRFAETVASVYPLYRLDAQGAPIPDPAGGYLYNYRTPVVFDYNPVGLGKKNIYQAKTVRGIVNGWAELTFLKDFRFKTSGTADYIDILETQFYNPVNGDGASVKGRTIKFRPRDIVLTLTNTLNYGHQFGRHSVDVLVGQEAVKYRYENFSANATGFPFDGIVELSAAATPVATSSSITEKRISSLFSRINYNFADRYYLTAGLRRDGSSIFGEDSRFGTFWSVGGGWRIGKEQFLQSQEWIDELKIKASYGTSGNDNLTGRYARLGLYGTANKYNGLPGISYTQLENTKLRWETNEVLDLGLEFSFLKRFRAEFAYYSRQSKDVLFDQPLSNLTGFTTIATNLAKMKNSGIEAMLEANIFQTGRFNWTSSVNITTTKNVIQKMNVDSLLNGSQRWKVGQDRYQWYIREYAGVDPADGRPQWYQDDAATGKKVKTKDYNFATRYDMGSALPKFYGGFNNNLSYRDFDLSILTFFSVGGKIYDNSLAQLSHDGVTPGQQLGTDAFRAWKKAGDVTDVPRFVPRNTDLGNNTSSRFLFDGTYARLKNVTLGYRLSKSLINRTPLANVRVYVSAENIATWAKHKGVDPEMSIAGTADNDVPNVKTYSVGLNVGF from the coding sequence ATGAAGCAAGCGCTTTTCCTTTGGCTTGCCATGATGGCGATCCTGCCAGCCATTGCACAGACCAGGACCATTTCGGGGAAAGTCACAGATAACTCTTCTGCCCCTATTGCCTTTGCCACTGTCAGTATTAAAGGCAGCAGCTCTGGCTCTATTACTAAAGAAGATGGGACCTACTCTTTACAAGTACCTTCTACGGCCAAAGCCCTTATCTTTTCTTCCGTTGGACTGGAAACAAAAGAAGTAGCCATCGGCACAGAATCCGTGATCAATGTTGTTTTACTCTCCAGTGAAAAAGCACTGGATGAAGTAGTGGTGTTAGCTTATGGCAGCCAGAAAAAATCATCTTTTACGGGGAGTGCTTCTACAATTAAATCAGATGTACTGGAAACCCGCCCTTTACCGTCATTTGAAAAAGCCCTGCAAGGGCAGGCTACAGGTATCACCGTGCAAAGTGCATCCGGTCAGCCCGGCGGCTCCAGTACGGTAAGGATCCGCGGTGTGGGATCATTCCTGGCCGGTAGTCAGCCACTCTATGTATTGGATGGGGTTGCTATCACAGAAGGAGATTTCACGCAGGCTTCTACTACAGCCAACGTACTTGCCACATTAGACCCGAAAGATATTGAAACCATCACTGTACTGAAAGATGCAACCGCAGCAGGTTTATATGGTTCAAGGGCAGCTAACGGTGTGATCGTGATCACCACTAAAAAAGGCCGCTCCGGTAAATCTAATATTAACTTTACTGCCAGCAACGGCTGGTCTTCTATTGCGGTGGATCGTCACAAAATGATGAATGCTTCGCAATATTACAAGTACTGGTGGGATTATTACTATAATGCCAACCTGGCTGCCGGAGATAATCCTGCTACCGCAGCTAACAAAGCAAATATGAGCGATTCCGCTGCGCTTGGTGTAACGGGTATCCCTTATAGCAGCACACGCCCTTACGGAGCAGATGGTACGCTCAATCCTGGTGTGAGGTTACTTTACGATACAGATTGGAGGGATGCTATCCTGAACCAGGGACGTACGCAGGATTATGGTATTAATGTTTCCGGTGGTAATGAAAAAACAAAGTTCTACCTCGCAGGCAGTTACTTTAATCAAAAAGGTATTGTACTGGCATCCGATTTCAAACGGTATAATGCCAAGATCAATCTTGAAAATAACGCCACCAGCTTCCTGAAAGTAGGTACCAACACCACACTTTCCTATACAGAACAAAATACGCCTGCAGGTGCAGGAGGTGCAGCAAACCCTGTTCGGTTTGCAGAAACAGTGGCCAGTGTATATCCTTTATACAGGCTGGATGCACAGGGAGCCCCTATTCCGGACCCTGCCGGCGGTTACCTGTACAACTACCGTACACCCGTAGTGTTTGACTACAATCCCGTAGGATTGGGCAAAAAGAACATCTACCAGGCTAAAACGGTAAGAGGTATCGTGAATGGCTGGGCTGAGCTTACCTTCCTGAAAGATTTCAGATTTAAAACATCCGGAACAGCAGACTATATAGACATCCTTGAAACGCAGTTTTACAACCCGGTGAATGGGGATGGTGCCAGCGTAAAAGGCCGTACTATCAAATTCCGCCCAAGGGATATCGTGCTCACGCTCACCAATACATTGAATTATGGACACCAGTTTGGCAGGCATTCAGTAGATGTGCTGGTAGGTCAGGAAGCAGTAAAGTACAGGTATGAAAACTTCAGCGCCAACGCTACCGGTTTTCCTTTCGATGGTATTGTGGAACTTTCTGCAGCAGCAACTCCTGTAGCTACTTCTTCTTCTATTACTGAAAAAAGGATCTCTTCCCTTTTCTCCAGGATCAATTATAATTTTGCTGATCGCTATTACCTCACTGCCGGGTTACGGAGAGATGGTTCTTCTATTTTTGGAGAAGACAGCCGTTTCGGAACCTTCTGGTCAGTAGGTGGTGGATGGAGGATTGGTAAAGAACAATTCCTGCAAAGCCAGGAATGGATAGACGAGTTGAAGATCAAAGCCAGCTATGGTACTTCAGGTAATGATAACCTTACCGGCAGATATGCCCGCCTTGGCTTGTATGGAACTGCTAACAAATACAATGGTTTACCCGGTATCAGCTACACGCAGCTGGAAAACACAAAGTTACGCTGGGAAACCAACGAGGTACTTGACCTTGGTCTTGAATTCTCTTTCCTGAAACGCTTCAGGGCTGAATTCGCTTATTATTCAAGACAATCAAAAGATGTATTGTTTGATCAGCCCTTATCTAACCTCACCGGGTTCACCACTATTGCTACCAACCTTGCAAAAATGAAGAACTCTGGTATTGAGGCTATGTTAGAGGCAAACATTTTCCAAACCGGCAGGTTTAACTGGACCTCCTCTGTTAACATTACCACTACAAAGAACGTGATCCAGAAAATGAATGTTGACTCACTTCTGAATGGTAGCCAACGTTGGAAAGTAGGTCAGGACCGTTACCAATGGTACATCAGGGAATACGCGGGCGTAGATCCGGCAGATGGCAGACCACAATGGTACCAGGATGATGCAGCTACCGGTAAAAAGGTAAAGACCAAAGATTACAATTTCGCTACGAGATATGATATGGGCTCTGCATTGCCAAAATTCTATGGCGGTTTCAATAATAACCTTTCTTATAGAGATTTCGACCTGAGCATCCTCACCTTCTTCAGTGTTGGCGGTAAGATCTACGATAACTCACTCGCGCAGCTTTCACATGATGGTGTTACTCCCGGTCAGCAACTGGGTACAGATGCATTCAGGGCCTGGAAAAAAGCGGGAGATGTTACAGATGTTCCGCGGTTCGTACCAAGGAACACAGATCTCGGCAACAATACTTCTTCCCGTTTCCTTTTTGACGGAACGTATGCCAGGCTGAAAAATGTAACACTGGGTTACAGACTTTCAAAGTCATTGATCAATAGAACACCTTTAGCAAACGTTCGTGTGTATGTGTCAGCTGAAAATATAGCTACATGGGCTAAGCATAAAGGAGTAGATCCCGAAATGAGCATTGCAGGAACAGCAGATAATGATGTTCCCAATGTGAAAACATATTCTGTGGGATTGAATGTTGGTTTCTAA
- a CDS encoding ATP-binding protein, with amino-acid sequence MANIISQTLRTRMQEICMMGILQNSNKEDARRIKVVNIVSLVTGILVAIYGVAFYLLLHSLYILVPAVLLFCPAFFTMIWLNYKKHFIASRIGLHAIFISIILYYGSILGRVTEVQLLAVFLMSVALLIWRPQEKIPRFICALMPIICLVLLEFIYYYDLVEPLPLTETTQNMYRWMVMPVVLFLNYLAISLYQHNIMDLLRTLRSRNTSLMKSRNENERQRKQLLVYSQHLEQLVEERTSALNKANVAKSQFISELSHEIRTPLHAIIGISEMLSNILSNAEAADPQARQMAKNLGATSNNIMELINNVLELSKIEAGKNDDVKLEPFSLKEWLQNTVSIYQSIASTKSVVLHLEMDSRFPETIMSDKVMLAQVINNVLSNSIKFTPAEKDIRIKCLHNSNSILIQICDQGNGISLTQQEAIFRPFEQGDKEVYRQYGGSGLGLAIAKRKAELLGGNIQVSSVPGEGSNFLITLPLKLSTDTDNAQSSSTALLPLPADTKVVVMDDNEIDHMIMKHFLARIGITQVSFAHDGAEGVMMARSVMPDVILMDLHMPVMSGRETFCTLREDEQLKHIPIVAVSSDAFKEQEQEFILLGMDGYIRKPVDTRVLHAILQKLLLYGTKHLNAGINGSVVDKVDEAMA; translated from the coding sequence ATGGCGAATATCATATCCCAAACACTCCGTACCCGGATGCAGGAGATCTGCATGATGGGCATCCTGCAAAATTCCAATAAGGAAGATGCCAGGAGGATCAAGGTCGTAAACATTGTCAGCCTGGTTACGGGAATACTCGTGGCTATCTATGGCGTGGCATTTTACCTGCTCTTACATTCCCTGTACATACTTGTACCCGCAGTATTGCTTTTTTGCCCGGCATTCTTTACAATGATCTGGCTGAACTATAAAAAGCACTTCATCGCTTCCCGTATTGGCTTACATGCTATCTTCATCTCCATTATCCTGTATTACGGCAGCATCCTTGGGCGTGTTACGGAAGTACAGCTGCTGGCTGTGTTCCTGATGAGCGTAGCACTGCTGATCTGGCGCCCCCAGGAAAAGATTCCCCGGTTTATTTGTGCTTTGATGCCAATTATTTGCCTGGTGCTATTGGAGTTCATTTATTATTATGATCTTGTGGAACCTTTGCCACTTACAGAAACCACCCAGAACATGTACCGCTGGATGGTGATGCCTGTAGTATTGTTCCTTAATTACCTGGCTATCAGCCTGTACCAGCACAATATCATGGACCTGCTCCGTACCCTGCGCAGCAGGAACACTTCCCTGATGAAAAGCCGGAACGAAAATGAGAGACAGCGTAAGCAGCTCCTGGTTTACAGCCAGCACCTGGAACAACTCGTGGAAGAGCGTACCAGTGCCCTCAATAAGGCCAATGTGGCTAAATCGCAGTTCATCAGTGAACTGAGCCATGAAATACGTACGCCTTTGCACGCCATTATAGGCATCAGTGAAATGCTCAGTAATATACTGAGCAATGCAGAAGCAGCAGATCCGCAGGCAAGGCAGATGGCCAAAAACCTGGGTGCCACGAGTAATAATATCATGGAACTAATTAACAACGTGTTAGAGCTATCAAAAATAGAAGCCGGTAAAAACGACGACGTGAAGCTGGAACCTTTCTCCCTGAAAGAATGGTTGCAAAACACCGTGAGCATATACCAAAGTATTGCCAGTACTAAATCTGTAGTACTACACCTGGAAATGGACAGCCGTTTCCCGGAAACCATTATGAGCGATAAAGTGATGCTGGCGCAGGTGATCAATAACGTATTGTCCAACTCCATCAAATTCACTCCTGCTGAGAAAGACATCCGGATAAAATGCCTGCATAACAGCAACAGCATCCTGATCCAGATCTGCGATCAGGGTAATGGTATTTCACTTACGCAGCAGGAGGCTATTTTCAGGCCTTTTGAGCAGGGAGATAAAGAAGTATACCGGCAATATGGCGGAAGCGGCCTGGGCCTGGCCATTGCCAAGCGCAAGGCAGAATTACTGGGTGGTAACATTCAGGTGAGCAGTGTACCGGGAGAAGGAAGTAATTTCCTGATCACACTGCCACTTAAACTAAGCACAGATACAGATAATGCTCAATCCTCTTCCACGGCATTGTTGCCCCTGCCGGCAGACACAAAAGTGGTAGTAATGGATGATAACGAAATTGATCACATGATCATGAAACATTTCCTGGCCCGCATCGGTATTACCCAGGTAAGTTTTGCCCACGATGGGGCAGAAGGGGTAATGATGGCGCGCAGCGTGATGCCCGATGTGATCCTGATGGACCTGCATATGCCCGTTATGAGCGGCCGCGAAACCTTCTGCACACTACGGGAAGATGAACAGCTGAAACACATCCCCATTGTGGCTGTTTCCTCAGACGCCTTTAAAGAGCAGGAACAGGAGTTCATCCTGCTGGGGATGGACGGTTATATCCGCAAACCGGTAGACACAAGGGTGCTGCATGCTATATTACAGAAGTTATTGCTCTATGGTACCAAACATCTCAACGCCGGTATCAATGGCAGTGTAGTAGATAAGGTGGATGAAGCAATGGCATAA
- a CDS encoding toxin-antitoxin system YwqK family antitoxin, with protein MKQLSLLIILACTTLIVSAQEATNQTDAKKRKQGPWIEQVESIRGEPGFSWEGVYKNDRKEGIWKKYTINGDLLAEETFKNGTLDGLCKYFYPDGKISAIGMMVATDIEGQKDTIMVIDPVTQEEKLTEVTRKGNSVRQGEWRIYDEEGVMLKETYERGELSNSVMGNRRPANAAPLPHEQGAGKKKRTDY; from the coding sequence GTGAAACAACTTAGTTTGCTTATCATACTCGCATGCACAACACTCATCGTTTCCGCCCAGGAAGCGACCAACCAGACAGATGCCAAAAAACGTAAGCAGGGTCCATGGATAGAGCAGGTTGAATCCATTCGCGGAGAGCCTGGTTTCAGCTGGGAAGGTGTTTATAAAAATGACCGTAAAGAAGGGATCTGGAAAAAGTACACCATTAATGGAGATCTGCTGGCGGAAGAAACATTTAAGAACGGTACCCTCGATGGCCTTTGCAAATACTTTTACCCGGATGGTAAGATCAGTGCCATAGGCATGATGGTAGCCACAGATATTGAAGGGCAGAAAGATACCATTATGGTGATAGATCCTGTAACACAGGAAGAGAAACTTACGGAGGTAACACGTAAAGGTAATTCCGTACGCCAGGGAGAGTGGAGGATCTATGATGAAGAGGGTGTAATGTTAAAGGAAACCTATGAGCGGGGAGAGCTGAGTAACTCCGTAATGGGGAACCGCAGGCCTGCCAATGCAGCCCCTTTACCACATGAACAGGGTGCAGGAAAGAAGAAAAGAACTGATTATTAA